The window CCCAGCATGGCCGGAAAGGCGATGCGTATAGGAACGGCACCCGCCCACGCCAGCTCAAGGGCGACCATGAAGGCCGCCGCTACCATCGAAGCCCATCCCGCCACGAATCCCTGCGCAGCGCCCAAACGGTCAAGCTGCATCCTTGTCAAGCCCTTCGCGGCAAGCCACCCCGCCCAGACGCCGACGATTGCCATGTTGAGCACGTTGGCACCCAACGCGGTCAGCCCGCCGTCTTGAAAGAGTAGACACTGGATGAACAAGACGGTGCTCATGACCAGCGTAGCCGCCCAGGGGCCCAACAAAAGCGCTGCCAAACCGGCGCCAAGGAGGTGCCCGGAGGTTCCCCCTGCGATGGGCACGTCAACCAGTTGGACCGAGAACAGCAGAGCTGCCAGCGCACCAAGGTGTGCCGAATCCCACCTCTCCCGCTGCGAGTGTGCCTGGCGCAGGCTCCACGCTAGGACCCCGAGGCTGGTCGCCGCGCTGATCCCGCAGGTCCCAGGATCTAGCAGTCCGTCCGGGATATGCACGCCGGCCCTCCCCCCTGCCGGAGCATCTCGTGCCCCGGCATTGCTCGCGTAGCTGACATGCGTTCTCGCTGGCGGCGTCCGGTCGTGGGCCACTACCAAGCTGCGATGGGTGAAGCCAGAGTACACTTCTTGCGGGGTGCGCGCCGCTTGCTGCGGGCTGGAGTTGCCGACCGGAGGATGGGCGCTAGCTGCAAAGAGAGTAGAAAAAGCGGTTCAGTACCTCTTCGTGACCGCACAACCGTGAACGGCGGGCCCGGTGCCCGGATGTACCCGCGTCAGTTGGGAAAACCCACCGGCTTTCCGCCTGGGTCGCCGCCCTGCGGGCGTTCGCCGGACAGCCAACCTCCCCAACCAGTGGGCAAGCGGCTCTCCTGCCGGGCAGGGTGGACCCAAATGTTTTACATACAGATAGTGTGCGGCCGGGCCGTTGCGAAATGTTTGCGACCGCCTTGCAAGGGCCTTGCACCCGCCTTGCAAGAGCCTGCGCTTTCCCGGGCGAAGGGCCCCTCCCGGTTGACCGCCGGAGGCGCCCTGGCCACGATCACCGTGCCCGCTTCGGCCTGGCGCTTTTGGTGCGCCACGCCGAAGTACGCCGGACCGCCCAGCACCTCGCCGGGTCGGTGGCCGTTTTGGTGTGGGTCCTCCAGCATCGCCTCGATCTTCGCATCGTCGGGCGCGTTGGCCCCCGTCACGCAGTGAGGAGACTAGCGCGCGGCCACGCTCGCCGTCACGCTCCGGCCTCACCCGGTCTGAGCATGTTAAAATGCGCGCGCGGGCACGGTCAGCGAGGGGGAGGCGGTCTGTGACGCCCTTACCCGACGAAACCCAGATGAGGGCCTACGTAGCCGCCTGGCGAAGCCGGTTGCAGGCTGAAGAAGCCCGCCGCCGGCGCCGGGTGGAGCGGGCTTGGTCGGAGGCTCGCCGCCTTGCCCGGATCCTCATCGCGGAGTTTGGCGCGACCGAGGTGTGGGTGTTTGGCTCGCTGGCGCTGGAGCGGCCAGAAGCCGGGGCGACCCGGCGGTTCCGGGCCGATTCGGACATCGACCTGGCGGCGAGGGGCGTTCCTCCGGGTCTGTTCTTTCGAGCGTACGGGCGGATCATGATGGCTTCCAGTTTCGATGTCGACCTCGTGGATGTGGACGCGGTGCCTCCAACACTGCGGGAGTCCATCCTGAGGGAAGGGGTGCTGCTTGGCAAGGGAAGTCGAGCCGGGAACCCTTCGCCGCTTGGCCGGTGATATCAGCGTACTGATTGAGCAACTCGACACCATTGTGGGTGAGGCCACGGAAGCTCTTGCATCTCTGCCGACGGGATCTTCACCCCAACGATGGTGCGTGCGCGCTTTCGGGAGCATCCTGCACGATTTTTACACGGCTGTTGAGGATGTGTTTGAGGCCATCGTTCAGGACCTCAATGGTTCGTTGCCTGCGGGCAAGGGCTGGCATACGCGGCTTTTACGCAGCATGGCGGCGGAGATCCCGGGTGTCCGGCCGGCGGTGGTGTCCAAGGAAAGCACCAAGTGGTTGGAGGACTACCTATCGTTTAGGCGCGTCTTCCGTAACGTGTACGGCCACCGACTGGAATGGAGCCGCATGGGGTCCCTCGTGAAGGCTCTCCCGGCCCTCTATGATGGCCTTCGCAAAGAGCTTGTCCAGTTTACCGAATACCTGACTGCGATGGCCTCGCACCTCGAAGAACCCGGGAACGCCCCGGAGGAGTGAGGGTGTTCGCGCCGGAAGACGTCCGGCCCACGTGAGGTCCATCCGTCCACCTGTTTCTCGGCGTCGCAGCT of the Bacillota bacterium genome contains:
- a CDS encoding energy-coupling factor ABC transporter permease codes for the protein MHIPDGLLDPGTCGISAATSLGVLAWSLRQAHSQRERWDSAHLGALAALLFSVQLVDVPIAGGTSGHLLGAGLAALLLGPWAATLVMSTVLFIQCLLFQDGGLTALGANVLNMAIVGVWAGWLAAKGLTRMQLDRLGAAQGFVAGWASMVAAAFMVALELAWAGAVPIRIAFPAMLGWHALIGIGEGVITMAVFPALRRQLAREPGRLQAAG